From a single Syngnathus scovelli strain Florida chromosome 2, RoL_Ssco_1.2, whole genome shotgun sequence genomic region:
- the LOC125988459 gene encoding rhodopsin, which translates to MNGTEGPYFYIPMLNTTGVVRSPYEYPQYYLVNPAAYAGLGAYMFLLILLGFPINFLTLYVTIEHKKLRTPLNYILLNLAVANLFMVFGGFTTTMYTSMHGYFVLGRLGCNVEGFFATLGGEIALWSLVVLAIERWMVVCKPISNFRFGENHAIMGLAFTWIMASACAVPPLVGWSRYIPEGMQCSCGVDYYTRAEGFNNESFVIYMFVCHFLAPLFIVFFCYGRLLCAVKEAAAAQQESETTQRAEREVTRMVVLMVIAFLVCWLPYAGVAWWIFTHQGAEFGPVFMTIPAFFAKSSSIYNPLIYICMNKQFRHCMITTMCCGKNPFEEEEGASTTTSKTEASSVSSSSVSPA; encoded by the coding sequence ATGAACGGCACCGAGGGACCTTATTTCTACATCCCCATGCTGAACACCACCGGCGTGGTCCGGAGTCCTTATGAATACCCTCAGTACTACCTTGTCAACCCGGCGGCCTACGCGGGTCTGGGCGCTTACATGTTCCTGCTCATCCTGCTGGGCTTCCCCATCAACTTCCTCACCCTCTACGTCACCATCGAACACAAGAAGCTGCGGACCCCTCTGAATTACATCCTGCTCAATCTGGCCGTGGCCAACCTCTTCATGGTCTTCGGAGGATTCACCACCACCATGTACACGTCCATGCACGGCTACTTTGTGCTCGGACGTCTGGGCTGCAACGTGGAAGGATTCTTCGCCACCCTGGGCGGTGAAATCGCCCTCTGGTCCCTGGTGGTTCTGGCTATCGAGAGGTGGATGGTGGTCTGCAAGCCCATCAGCAACTTCCGTTTCGGGGAGAACCACGCCATCATGGGCTTGGCCTTCACCTGGATAATGGCCTCGGCTTGCGCCGTCCCTCCACTCGTCGGCTGGTCCCGGTACATCCCGGAGGGCATGCAGTGCTCCTGCGGGGTCGACTATTACACTCGGGCCGAGGGCTTCAACAACGAGTCCTTCGTGATCTACATGTTCGTCTGCCACTTTCTGGCTCCGCTTTTCATCGTGTTCTTCTGCTACGGCCGTCTGCTCTGCGCCGTCAAAGAGGCGGCCGCCGCTCAGCAGGAGTCCGAGACCACCCAGAGGGCCGAGAGGGAAGTCACCCGTATGGTCGTGCTCATGGTGATCGCCTTCCTGGTCTGTTGGTTGCCCTACGCTGGCGTGGCCTGGTGGATCTTCACGCATCAGGGCGCTGAGTTCGGACCGGTTTTCATGACCATCCCGGCCTTCTTTGCCAAGAGCTCCTCCATCTACAACCCGTTGATCTACATCTGCATGAACAAGCAGTTCCGCCACTGCATGATCACCACCATGTGCTGCGGGAAGAACCCctttgaagaggaggagggcgcCTCCACGACCACCTCCAAAACCGAGGCCTCGTCCGTTTCCTCCAGCTCCGTCTCTCCTGCGTAA